One region of Quercus lobata isolate SW786 chromosome 2, ValleyOak3.0 Primary Assembly, whole genome shotgun sequence genomic DNA includes:
- the LOC115973810 gene encoding uncharacterized protein LOC115973810, whose translation MSRALHLISKLPFARRIEGGKLSWRFTQPTFIMYNGRIDLVEHVSHFNQRMTVHSKNEALMCKVFPSSLGPVVMRWFDGLKEGSINSFKELTRAFGAHFVTCNRVPRPLDSLLSMIMQEGETLKTYSNRYLEMCNEINENFDDVTIRTFKVGLPIEHNLRKSLMRKPVRSVR comes from the coding sequence ATGAGCAGGGCTTTGCACCTAATTTCTAAGTTACCTTTTGCACGTAGGATTGAAGGAGGAAAACTTTCTTGGCGATTTACTCAGCCAACATTTATCATGTATAATGGTAGAATAGACCTTGTGGAGCATGTCAGCCACTTCAACCAAAGAATGACTGTTCACTCAAAGAATgaagccttgatgtgcaaggtgttcccaTCTAGCCTAGGGCCGGtggtgatgagatggtttgatgggtTGAAGGAAGGTTCGATTAACTCCTTTAAAGAGCTCACTAGAGCGTTTGGGGCTCACTTTGTTACTTGCAATAGGGTTCCTCGACCTTTGGATTCTCTACTATCCATGATCATGCAAGAGGGAGAAACCCTGAAGACGTACTCTAACAGGTACTTGGAAATGTGCAATGAGATAAATGAGAATTTTGATGATGTGACTATAAGGACTTTCAAGGTTGGCCTGCCTATCGAGCACAACTTGAGGAAGTCTTTGATGAGGAAGCCTGTTAGGAGTGTACGCTAA
- the LOC115977153 gene encoding uncharacterized protein LOC115977153, translating into MAVSTRKTSSGPVIRSPTPAGRFSGGYSRSPSSSSSAFAYSTSSFSSRSTTFFNNHHRSASPPRVNMYGASPTSSPSVRFSIDHHRSISPNRSISVSPRGGASGAVGNPHHHQQIVKRTPPQKRTCMCSPTTHPGSFRCSLHKGFGSQSHSQSAPPNRLNARRSAMTNSLVRIGGVEGDLVKRALAALIRPSSHQQRRRADFRPRPSRLSAMTKAADE; encoded by the coding sequence ATGGCGGTATCTACTAGAAAAACCTCGAGCGGACCAGTTATCCGGTCACCAACACCGGCCGGAAGATTCTCCGGCGGGTACTCTCGCTCACCGTCTTCCTCTTCCTCAGCCTTCGCTTATTCCACTTCAAGTTTCTCTTCCAGATCGACGACCTTCTTCAACAACCACCACCGCTCCGCCTCGCCGCCACGCGTCAACATGTACGGAGCCTCACCTACGTCGTCTCCTTCTGTGCGATTCTCCATCGACCACCACCGCTCGATCTCTCCCAACAGATCCATCTCCGTCTCCCCACGCGGCGGCGCGTCCGGCGCTGTCGGCaacccccaccaccaccagcagATCGTGAAGCGCACCCCCCCTCAGAAACGAACCTGTATGTGCTCTCCCACCACTCACCCTGGCTCCTTCCGCTGCAGCTTACACAAGGGCTTCGGTTCCCAGTCGCACTCACAGTCGGCTCCGCCGAACAGACTCAACGCTCGTAGATCGGCGATGACGAACTCCCTCGTCCGAATCGGCGGCGTGGAAGGCGATCTAGTGAAGCGAGCCCTTGCGGCCTTGATTCGACCCTCCTCCCACCAACAGCGGCGGCGCGCCGACTTTCGGCCGCGGCCGAGCCGGCTCTCGGCGATGACGAAAGCAGCCGATGAGTGA